TAGTGGGAGTATGACCATTTCTAACAGTGTTATCTTGTTTTCCTTCATTTGCAGACCAACCAGGTCGTTGGGGTTGGTAGTGGCTCTACAATAGTGTATGCTGTGGATAGGCTGGGTAAGTAGAGTTTTCCTGTCTGTTGGACAGACTTTTTTCACAGTAGCCATTTTGCCATACTATAATAAGGCAAGCACAGTGTTACTAATTATGTTAAAGAAGTCTCTTCAGTTTGAGTGTAGCATAATCAGAACCTTAATCAATGTCAGGAACACCTGGGCCTGGCATGTATTTCATGTCAAAAATGGCTGCAATGAAAAAGGTCCATAGTAAGGAAATGTCTACATATTTATGGATATATAGTCACATTGTTTGAATGAAGGCTAAAAAAATGCACTTTTGTATTCTTGCTAAAATggacaattgtgtgtgtgtgtctgtgtgtgcattagcGGAGAGAGTGCGGCAGGAGAAGTTAAAAATTGTGTGTGTCCCCACCTCCTTCCAGGTAAGTGTCCTTAGAGAATGAGAATGTTAAACCCTGTTTGTGAAATCAGATCGGCCATCACTAACTTCCTCATACCACTCCCGTCTCTCCTTTTCCACAGGCGCGCCAGTTGATTCTGAAGCATGGCCTCACTCTCTCTGACCTGGACAGGCATCCAGAGGTGAGCTGGTGAGCAGGCAGCCACCAACACACATAGCTTCTTATTCACACGTCTGGAAAAGAGGGCTGTTTTATCATCCACTCAACAAGGTATCTCAAAGatggtctctctgtgtgtgtgacagctggATGTTGCCATTGACGGTGCTGATGAAGTGGACGCAGGCCTCGCTCTGATCAAGGGAGGAGGGTAAGAGGAAGAGCAAGCACACCTCCTCACCCTTGACATTTACTTGAAAATATTTGAGAGCGGTATGGTTCGTTGCAATGTACATTGGCCATATTGTTGCTCTTCTCTGGTAGAGGCTGTCTGACCCAGGAGAAGATTGTTGCTGGTTGTGCCAAACACTTCATTGTCATCGCAGACttcaggtagtgtgtgtgtgtgtgtgtgtgtgtgtgtgtgtctgtgtgcgtgttagAGAATGTTTGATGTTGATGAGTCAATAAGGTGTTAAGGTGTGTGGAGGCTTATCGCTTCCCCATTATCACTTGTGGTGCTTGATGCCTCCGCAAGGCTTCCTCAGGCCTATCCCGGGGTTCTGGCCTCATCTTTACTCTCCAGCCAACCTGTGGTTAGTGCTTGAGGCAGTGTTAAGGTGCATGGTTGGATTAACCCCGTCAGGTAAGAGCAATTCTGCGCCCAAACAAAATAACTAGTCACTAAAGTTATATCAAAGACTGCACTTCAATCTGATGAAGGCCTTATAGGCTGAAACATATTTGTCTATTTAAAAACCTGTCAAACCTCACTTTTCTACCATTTTTACCAGTGGCCATCACCTCACAAAAAACATTtggtgtgtgtcacacacacatttttcgaAGACTGCATTGCTAGCATTGCAATTGAACAATAAACTGGTCAGCACACAAAAGCACAGATCAGCTTAATATCTGGGCTAATAGTGAGTGCACACAAACTTAGGTGGACATAAGCTTATAGATTTTAATTTGCACCACTGTCAGGGCATTTTAGCTTTACAATCACAAAATTTGAATTTAAAGCAGGCAGCCTACAAACATCAAGATCCAGAACATGCCTTTATTGAATTCTTATTTCAGTGTCAAACACCGCTGGCTCAGATGAACACAACCGGGATGTATGTTTAATTACTGTAAAATTCAGAGTGATTCATAATTAACCCAATTTTTTAGCTAACCAAGGTTCCTTGTGAGCCAGTAGCGTTTTGTACTAAATATGAACGATTAGCATGCCAtccattgtaggctactctaCTGTAAACAATTGGGCTGATGTTACTGTCACTAATGACTAGTACAAATGGCTATTTGTAGCCATTCTCCTCCttggaagcttctccaacacacatattgcacactgccctgtccccacatacacagcacactatcccatctcccctgtcatacacgcacaccaagacccctggcagttgggttagccccttgagccgtggatctgcccaaggtttcttccttggtaagggagtttttccttgcccctgttgctcttgggtgctccttgttggtgcccccaattccaatcctccccacctttcttatgcagcccttgccacttaatctactaaacccctcttctactacactttttacccccccactttgcacaaataggctgacaccagacataatttcactgcatttttcTTACTTCCACTATATGTAACTAtaatgcatgtgacaataaccttccttgtatccttgttttATAACAGATCCACCATTTGCTTCTAAAGCACCACCATATGAAGGAATAGGGCAGTCTACCTTGTGaagcatgttttattttttctcctcGAGATGAatgtctgtctttctatctgtgtctgtctctgtctatctgttaATATCCCACTTAAAAAATACTTATCCCATCCATTATGATGCTTGAAGTTCAACTTCCCTCACTTGATCTGACCATGACATTAACACTGAGGCAGCATTGTAGATAGGATTTAGGAAAATATAACCAAGCTACAGTTGTGTCCCCTTGAAAATTGGTAACTGCTTTTGCAGTGTGCAAGTGAATGTCATTACGTCGCCCGTGATGCTACTGATCATGTGATTGTTTTGCAGCGCGCTGCTGCTGAATGCatgtagaggaaacactgggcTATCAGCCAGATAATGGAGAGGCAAACATGTTCTCATTCTCAGGGTTTGAAGCCCCATCCATTAACACCTCAGGGGGGTATTCTGactacgtggtttagtgacggacctgggtaagttaactccgagtaagtggtaaaccttctacaacaagagccctatggcattgttttgtaaggagaatgaagccatacagctcttctattaggaggtttacccctTACTCTTAGTTAActaacccaggtttgtcactaaaccacatacttggaataccccacTGGTGTTCTGTAAATGGGGAAATGAACATAGTGGCTCGGACATACGGTAGTCAGACACTTGTCAGTCGACATGTTGCTTCAGGTGCGCGGAAGGAAGAGGTGTAATTTAATTGGCTGATCTTAAATATCCAGTTTTTCCGTAAAATCATAGCTTGCACTTTCAAATTAGTCTTAAGCATTGTGGTTGGAATACtgttgtgatgtctgtatgttGACGTACTGTTTATGTCATTTCCTGTTTGTACAGAAAGGACTCAAAGTCTTTAGGCCAGCAGTGGAAGAAGGGGGTCCCCATAGAGGTTATTCCTATGGCGTATGTCCCCGTTTCCAGGACACTTGCCAAGAGGTTTGGTGGAGAGGCTGTATTAAGGATGGCTGTGAGCAAAGCGGTGagaacacgcacgcacgctcagATGCTCAGACATGCACTGGTGGTGGAACATGGCACTTATGGCAAAATATTGAATATCATTTCTACATTGTCCTATGAGACATTTACACTATGAGTTTGGAATGCAAGCTCTATAATAGTGTTTGGTTCAGGACAAAAGGAAAATGTACTGTATTTAGCAAATTAAGTGTGATTGGTGGGTTCAGCTTTGATTCATGCGTCTGTCCCACCCCTAGGGTCCTGTAGTGACTGATAACAGCAACTTTATCCTGGACTGGAAGTTTGAGCACAGCCAGAACTGGAAGGAAGTCAACACAGCCATCAAAATGATCCCAGGTCAGTCTGATTCCTCAAGTATGACCCTCTGAGACATTCACAACATTACACAAATCCACATGGTTGTTCACATTTAGATGACACATTAGTACTATATTATCTTGAAGTATATCGTATTAGAAGTCAAGGATtatcatgttttatttttatgcttttaatAGGTTGATGTAGTTGACGGTGGTGGCTTTCAAAATGTCTGTATATTAAAATGTATCACCGTCTATCTcttgcattgctttttgtggcTCAGTGTTATTCAGTACAGTACATGCTTAATAGTTTCCTTTGGAGTAGGAACTCAATCAATACTACAAGACTGTAGATTTGTAGAGCTGAGAACTATCTGTGGTCCCAGGTTTTAGAAAAGGGCCTCATCTCTCCACTATGACCTGCAGTCTTCTGTGAAAATATCTATTTTTCTTTACTCCCAGAGACATCACGGCCCTTTAACTGATGGGCAAAGTCTGATAACGAGAAAAGTATCTTGTGCATGAACtaaagccagagactttctaatgaggagacacagcactcaaaaaattctccacagaaatgcatggggttagtttgtaatgccaatatggccgttgtccacacatcccaccccttcctcggccaaacgttgacatgtaaatacattgagccaatcaaatggtgtgttgtgaagacatcttgccaatcatgtgttgtgaactccccgctggagcaagattggtgtcatgaagccttgcgcacgtgcatttctgctgaataggatgcccgatgagtgcccaaaaagccgagtggagggacttgcctaaaaggactttggtatcagctattgtgtggtgtgtgcgagCACTTAGTTCACACCCCAATGTTTGCATTTGGAATGTTGCTCATGGTATTAAATCAGCAAATCTATTTTGAcaagttattaaattagctttcattattaaacattagcctttgcacTTGCTGTTTTATTTAGGACCCCCTTTCCCTCACATATATTTCAACTTAAACATTAGCCTTTCCACTCTCCGTTAATTTAGGACCCTCTGTGTCTCACATATATTTCACCCAAGTCCTTTCTTCTCCATTTCggctcatacacacagagatgcaccccgttcactttacatgggcttacgtcatccgttgcccaACTGAATTgagggtccgttgcgtcgcgttgctcccgtcgctcgcgttgagaagttcagctgttgctgcaccgacggacggcaccagccaatcaaattacggttatacttcaagtcatttgcatagctaccgtcggaaacacccactggcatgcgctGACGGAACGTAACTGTGTTTGAGCCGTTTTCTCCAtcccatgtactgtacatacaatatcttgtctttctctcttcatcccagTCTCTTGAAGTCTTCATCTCTCCTGCTCACTGAATGTCTGCTTTTTTTCTAGGTGTGGTGGAGACTGGGCTGTTTGTGGGGATGGCAGAGAAGGCTTACTTTGGCATGGAGGACGGAAGTGTGAAGGTCAGAGACCCGCCAATCATCTAAGACTCCACCCGCTCAACGGAGACCTCGCCTGCGGAGCACTCAACTCAAGAGATGTTCAGCCTGACACCTCAAGTGCCCATAAAgaagatatcacacacacacacacacagccatacctCTGTAAATGTCCCCTTACTTTGGGTGTAAGCTACTAACAATTTTCTACTTATGTACCCAGAGAGTCTCTCTCGTCTCCTCTTGTAAAGTCCAGGTCAGGTGTAACATGTCAGATGAAGACACTGGGAGTTGGATGGGGAAGTGTATTCCTCAAAGCAGAATCACCAAATTATCTGATCAAATGCAATCCAAAAGTACAACCCAACCCAGCACTTTTCACCTAAGACTTATGAGTCAGATTTGGGTGTTCTCCATGTCTGACTTTGCATAGTTATCTGACTGACATGAAGATTATGCTTTGTGGAATATTCCTCTGCACTTACCCTAATGGTTTCACTCTTCTGCCAAGGCATTGCTGAAAGATTAACATCTCCCCATACTGGACCTCTTACAGACCGGTGCtaaatctgagagagagaggccgtcTGGGTGTTGTCtgtttcttcttcctctctgtgtATTTCTCACGCTTGACTGAGAACTTGATAGTTGTGGGGGAAGAAGTTAaatgtctctccctctcagacTGAGGGGTGAATTTTAGCCTAAAATGCATGTCTGTCAATGTGATTTGACAGTTCACCACTTAACTGCATGTGTTCTCTGCTCACTCATGCACATGGCCATGAATATGTGACTCAAATGCATTAGTGATAGAAGAAATGTCAGTAGTTCTTTTCAATATGTACCTCGTATTTGTTTCAGTGGTGGAATGGTTGGCTCAGTCATTATCTGAGGAACCTGGGCCCTGCATATTTAAGATGCCTTTCCTGTACTGTACACACTAATTAATAGGCAGCAGACAATTAAGATGTCCCTcacttaggtgtgtgtgtgtgtgtgtgtgtgtgtgtgtgttttcagccaATCAATGGTGTTATAATTGCCTGCTGAACTCACAATTTTGTGGTAGAGCAGGAAGAGACATATAATGTGTAGTGCCAAGGGGTCTCATGTAAGCAGCACTGAAAAACCTGGACACTGGTGGTTTTGGCCTTTCACCATGGAACAAACATGGATCCCcttcccttttgttttgttttgttttgttttgtttatacaAACCAAAGGTTGGGGCATATTATGCCgatgggagaggagggagggtggagTATTCAAGTTGGCTCAGAGTATTTTTTTCTCCAAAATGTCTGTTCATTCATGTCCACAAATATCTGTAGTCTGTTTGATCTCTTACTGTTTTAATATCACTCTCTCAAGTGAGTCCCTGTTCtttctgaaattatttttttttcttttttttttaagttcaaTGTCATGACCTTTGTGTTAACTGTGTTCTATGAGAATGCCTGTTTGCCAATGGCCAACATGGCCTTGTGGACTCAAATGAACTAGCCTTATTTCAAGTCTGTCTTTGCCTCTGGATCAATCAAGTCATTCAGCTTCTAAATGCTGTTGGGCCATTGAGGCATTTTGTGGTTGAAAGGTAAGATTGAGCATCTTATGTTCAATGTCTGTATACACCCATGTTTCATGGGTTTCTGATCTACTGTGGATATTTGAGAAATGTAGTTTGTACCAGCACTACTGTGAAGTGGAAACAGGGGAACTGGTTATTGCATTTTACTGTGCTCTCAGTTGCAGTTTCAAACAGGACCAATACACAAAACTTGTGGTTGTCGTTTTtgaaatactgtatgtacataaACATGCGTAAATGTCACATAGGTTTACTCTGCCCATGCAAGATCTTTTCTCCGAGTAGAGGTCTGAAGTCAATCTTGGCAGCTGATTGATAACCTGACTTCGCCAATCTGGAAATTTGTCATTGaagaacttttgggaaggggcggaaatactggttagctgattggataagccatctgtctatcaccaccttttttttgttatcGACGGGCCAAATTAACCAATTAGATAAACaaagtgttcttctaatgccttcgtttaacatacaattaagttaggtaacgtaactaacgttaagatgttttaacttaccatttgttagtgacatgaacctaatcaacgacaattcccatcaagttttcacggtaggccctacacttctgaagaaagtatattcctccattctgaactggaatcggccgtggaggatgtctgtgtcgttcattcctcccagctgcatggctgagactcatagCTTCACAGCTTACCCAGGAATACTTCCTAATTTGAATAAAACTCATCTCATGTTGTTCGTTGCGTCACACCTCAACCCGCCTCAAAGCCAACGCTGATTGGAAGTTCgtttggtgaactgctccaaattctCCACTTAAAAGTAAAGTTGCCAGCCGGCTAGCTGGCAAAGAGCAAACTGTGTGAGAACTGCCATCTTTACACCACAAGGAGGAACCATAGTATCATAGCAGACTCGTAAACTGCTTGAGAGTCGCCTAGTGTTGGAAAGAGGTTTGAAAGACGGGAAAGGATAGGAACAGATTTTACAGCAGCAAACTATTGACTGATTTGAGTTTTGCAGATGGCCACATCAAATTATATGTGTATTGTGTAGCCCTAAAGTTTGTCAAGATAagttttcagtttgtttatCAATTGGAATActgtttatataaatatataatactaACGCAGTAGTGTGCTTACATTTTCGTGTCGTGTCTAAAATCCGGTTAGTGCGACCGGAAGAACAAATCCGACATGTGTTCACTTTCGCTCTCGAGCAAACGGCCACGTCGATGTTTCCATCTAGCTCTTATTCGACCCAGTCAAAGGCGTTGACAGCCAGCGACCCGCCTCTATTCAACTTGTCGTAGCAACGACGTAGACAGGCAGTTATGTACGGCGAATTACAAACCAAAGACTCTTTCGCGGTTTGGGTAAAACGACCAATGGTTTGAATGTGAGGCGCAAGTTCTGTAGATCATTGGCTGAACTGCAGTCATATTACAGCCGAGGGGCGGGACACAGTCATGTCCAGACACGCCACAATCTCTCCGCCCACGTGACTTGAGTGACGCGCTAACATCCAATAATATTCCGCGTTTGATGGGGCGGTTCACAAGGGCAAGTTCAGTCGTGAATGACATCTGAGTTGAGCAATCGACGATTGCTTAGTAGACGAGTTGTTATGATTGACTTGACAAAGCAACTACCATCTTGCAGTACAGGGAACGTCACATGTTTAACATTGTTTGCAGCCAATACCAACCAGTTTGCAAACAGGGTGGGTTGAGCGTTACCAAGGCTCGTACGACGTCAAGTATAAAGGGAATATCATGGTGCCCAAGTGGCCATGAATGTTTACGTTAAGAAAAGACAACGAGAAGACGGCTTGGTGACGAACTAGCTCAAGAAATTACTTTTGAGCGCTGTTTTGTCACCACTTCCATTGTATTCACTCTAGGGTTTGGTATGTGAATGCCTCTTCACTGATGAGACACTTTTACCAATGGAAAAGGGGTTTCAGTTAGGAAACGTGGGCATTTCTCTGGTGCTCCTGTTGTTGCTTCGAGCTCTGACTGGGACTTCTGCAACTCAAGCTTCCATCGACAAGGACACAGAAACGGCGACCGACGATGGAGTTACGGAGCGGGCCCTGGAAAGCGTTACCACCCCAGGATATGGGGACGTGACTGTTGAAGATGACGAGAATAGTGCGAATGGAGAAACCGAGGAGGCACCTGGGGACAGCGATGGAAGCTTCGACCACAAAAGGCATGTAACTTAGCTTACTAGTAGTGATTTTATTAACGTATTTGTCAATTGATGGATTAGTAAAGAAAACAGTTCACACCACCTAACATCTTAGTTGTGAAAATGCACTGACTTCCAAAGTTAAGCTACCTCGCTCTCTAGTTAGCGAGCTGGTGGTGTTGTTCAGACATGCCCCCCCGTCGACCCCTGCAATTCAGTCATTCGACTTGCTCAAGACGGTTGTCGCTAGCTCGCTTCATAAACAACCTAAACAGTTAACGTTAACATCAATATTATCGAGATTGCAGCTGCTGGGCCTGCCTGTAGTTAAGTTACATGCGTGACCGTGTGCTAGCATGTTTGGAGCAGCTGTCTATCAAGAATACGTCAGACAATTTTAATACCACCAAAAGTATCGCAATCTAAAAAGGAACTGGTCATGGATTAGGTTGGACCGCGGAGTAGATTATTGCTTGGGAGAATACATTGGCATTTGTATGACTTGAGCTAGGAGTTGCCGTGTGAAAGGCAACTTCCATAAGCCTCTATCTGCTGTTCACTCAGAGCTGATATGTTCCGGGAGATCAAGAGGCCAACTTTGTTTACACGGGGCATACTGTACCAAACTTTTAACTGTGATTGAGCAATAATTACAAACTTGATATGATTTCACCGCGCTGGCTTGTCAAGTACGTTAGTGTTACGTGGTGTAAGACATTTGTGCATTATAGTGACAGTTATTTTTAGAAAAGTTGAAAGGATGATGACATACCTGATGGGAGTTGGTGTATGAATTTTGCCACAGTGGAAGTTATTGCTGTTAGCGTtatttccctgcaacaagagtCTCTTTGTGAGGGTTCGAACGCGAAAGAGTGAGTTGATTTAACAAAATGGGAATTATTACTCACTAAAGTTACACAAGGGCTG
Above is a genomic segment from Alosa alosa isolate M-15738 ecotype Scorff River chromosome 19, AALO_Geno_1.1, whole genome shotgun sequence containing:
- the rpia gene encoding ribose-5-phosphate isomerase, producing MLFQRWVGLRVGSFSSLCLGRIKPPLFEIGKETHVCICRSRSRNYVSVMAEEAKKLAAYAAVDNHIQTNQVVGVGSGSTIVYAVDRLAERVRQEKLKIVCVPTSFQARQLILKHGLTLSDLDRHPELDVAIDGADEVDAGLALIKGGGGCLTQEKIVAGCAKHFIVIADFRKDSKSLGQQWKKGVPIEVIPMAYVPVSRTLAKRFGGEAVLRMAVSKAGPVVTDNSNFILDWKFEHSQNWKEVNTAIKMIPGVVETGLFVGMAEKAYFGMEDGSVKVRDPPII